The genomic segment CGCGAAGTCTTCCGGGTGCTCAAGCCCGGCGGGCGGCTCACCGTGAGCGACATCGTCCTGAACCGGGACCTCCCCCCGGCGCTCCGCGCGAACGATGCCCTGTACGCCGGCTGCATCGCCGGGGCGCTGCGGCGCGAGAAGTACATCGGCGCCATCCGGGCAGCGGGTTTCGCGCAGGTGGAGATCTTGAAGGACGCGCCCTACACCGCCGCGGGAAGCATCACCGACCCGGTGACCCGAGAAGTGGGTGACGAATTGGCGGGCGTGGCCTCCAGTCTCACCATCCGGGCTTTCAAGCCATGAGACGGCCGAAGACTCCGGCCAGCACCGCGACGCCACACCATCACGGTGGCGGCAGCGCGGCGCATGCATCACAGCGTGTCGATCAATGGTTGAACGGGTAAATCGGTGAATGGGTCTCGAATATGGGCTCCGTGATCCTGAGCCCAGAACCCAGGTCCGATTTTCGATATCCGGTTGCGAAGTCCGATGTCCGCGTTACGAGAACAAGCCGCGAGCCACGTTGACGATGACGAATCACGATCGGTAAGTACAACGGGCTTGGCAATCCCATTTCCTGTCTCCTGTCTCCTGTCTCCTATCTCCTGACTCCCTCCTTCCCTCCGGCCATCCGCTCGGCTTCGGCCAGCAGCGGCGCCAGGCTGCGGTCCAAAAAGGGACCTTTGGGAAGGGCGGCGTGCAGATCGTCCGCCGCAGCCGATGCGGCCAGGTGCGCCTGCTCCGGATTCCGCTCCACTTGCGCCTGCAGCAGTCGGAGGGCGGCACGCACCGCCAATGCTTCGAACTGTTCCGGGTCGATCTCGAAGGTCCGCGTGGCGTCGGCGATTCCGCCGGTGATCCAGCGGTCCGGCCGGCGGCGGCACACCAGCTCCCACGCCGCACGGTGCCGTCGCACCTGGGCCCGGCACAGCGCGGCGTCGGCGCTGTCGGGGTTGAGGCGCAGCGCCTCGCCGGCGGCGCGTTCCGCCTCGTCGAACACCGCTTCGGGCCGTCCGCCCGGCCGGGCGTTCCACCGGGCCTGGACCAACGCCGCGTCCGCCCACTCGCGATGGAGCGATGGGCTGTTCGGATTGATTGCCCGGCCCCTGGTCAACGCCGCCCGGGCCGCCGCGAGAGGCGCCGTCGGATCACGGCCGCTCTCCAGCACATACCGGGCCAGGATGGTGTGCGCCGCTCCCTCGTTGACAAACGCGGTGAGGCTGCCTGGATTCACCTCTTGGGCGCGGCGGTACCAGGCGACTGCGTCGCTGACAAGGGCGGCGGGATCACCTCCTTCCAAGAGAACCTGATAAGCCAGGCGCTGGTAGATCGTGCCCAGATTGGTGTAGCCGGCGGCGAAACGCGGGTTCAGCCCGATGGCCTTTTGGTACGCCTCGATCGCCTCCCGGAACAGGGGGCGGGGATCCTGATTCAACTGCTGCAGGTAGGACCCTTGTCGGAGCTGGATGTTGGCCAGGTTGATCCACGCATGGGGTAGCACCGGATTGATGGCCATGGCTTGGCGGCAGGCGGCGGCGCCCCGTTCGTGCGTGACAGTGGGATCCAGGCCGTGACTGATCTCCCAGGTGCCGATGGAGCTGTACACGCCTCCGATATTGCTGTGCACGGTGGCCAGGCGCGGGTTGATCCGAATCACTCCGTCCAGGTGCTGCAGCGCGCGCTCCAGGTTGGGGCGCGGATCCTTGCCTTCCGCCGCCTCCGTGTCGGCCAAGGTCCAGTACACGAGGCCCAGACTGTTCTCGGCGCCTGTGGAGTCGGGATTGAGTTCCACGGCGCGCGTGAGGGCGACGACAGCCTCGCGCAGTGCCGGCCTGGCATCGACGCCCCGGCCCTGGTCGCTCTCAGCCCGCCGCCACCAGGCCTGCCCGAGGTTCAGATGCGCGTCGTCGTTGGCCGGATCGGCGCGCACCGCGTCCCGTGCGGCCGCCACGGCTTCGTCCAGGGCGCGAGCCGGATCCTCGCCGGAATTGGCCTGGTATTCGGCCAGCCGCCAATGCAGGACTGCCCGCTGGGTGTGCAGACGGCTGTCGTGCGGGGCCACCGCCGCCGCCTGCCGCCAGGCTGTCAGACCCGCCGCGAAGGCGGCGGGCACGTCGCCGCCGCTCACCGCCTCCAGCTCCAGGCGCTGTGCCGCGTTCACCGCCCGCTCGACGAAGGCGGTCGGCGCGCTCCGGGCGATGGCAGTCGCTTCATCGAAAGCCGCCGCCGCGGCGTCCAAGTCGCGGCGCGCCGCAGCCATGTCACCACGGCCGCTGGCAGCTCCCGCCCGCAACTGGAGCGCTCGCCCCTGCAGAACCCAGGCCTCGAAAAACCAGCGGGTGTGCGCCGCCGCCCGGCGGGCGCGGACCAGCGCCTCGTCCCAGCGCGACTCGTGGAGCGCCAGGGTCGCCGCCACGTAGTCGGACGCCCCGGCCGCGCTGCCTTGGGCCCGGGTCAGGTACCCGAGAGCCGGTTCGCGCAATGCGCGTCCAATCGCCGCTTCCTGCGCCTCGCGCAGCTCCTTGCCGCGGATTCGGCGCACCCGGTCCATCTCCTCCAGATAGAGCGCTCCCAGCGCCTGCCCCAGCGCGCCGGCCACCTCACCGCCCCGGTATCCCGCGGTCCACGCCCGCTCCAGGTGACGGCGGGCCGCGGCCCAGTCGCGCAACGCCAGGAAACCACGCCCCAAGGCGTAGTGACCCGGACCGGCCGCGGCGTCGGCCATGGCGTCCGCCTGACGCTCGAGGCGCACCAGAGCGGCGCGCGCCTCACGCTCCTCGGCGGTCACGTCGTGGGCGGGAGCAAAGTAGGCCACCCGGAGCGTCTGTTCGATGGCCGATACCTCCTGACCGAATTCGGCGGCCCGCCGGGCTTGGGCCTGCAGCCGCCATTTTTCCGCCGCCAGCCAGCCGCCCAGCACCAGGGTGACGGCGGCCACGGCCGCAATCACGGCAGCCGACGTCTGGTGCCGCCGCACCAGCTTGACGGCCCGCTGCCGCAGGCTGGGCGGGCGGGCCAGAATCGGCTCAGCCGCCAGCACCGCTTCCAAGTCCCGGGCCACGGCGAAGGCCGAATCGTAGCGGCGGGCGGGGTCCTTCTCGAGGCACTTCATGACCACCGTCTCCAAGTCGGGCGGCA from the Acidobacteriota bacterium genome contains:
- a CDS encoding protein kinase, encoding MESAKADRIIQLALVRGHLSAAALEQARQNHARQDHAPPNDTQPSSGADRPHPDAAGLLDTLIRRGCLDESLVRRLAEELGGAPRTPPTGGPLTDPTPTAPAGDSGDPAFGARMAEWDRYRVVRLLGRGGMGEVFLAEDPRLGRRVAIKFLHRDDLETVERFLQEARIQARVQHEHVCRVYEVGDLEGRPFIAMQYIDGPPVAALRNELSWEEMVRIIIRAADALQAAHREGLVHRDVKPGNILVERRADGALHPYVVDFGLARELSASGLTVTGALLGTPAYMSPEQARGTREGVDRRADIYGLGATLYDLLTGVPPLAGPTAVATVVRILSEEPAPLRRRAPDLPPDLETVVMKCLEKDPARRYDSAFAVARDLEAVLAAEPILARPPSLRQRAVKLVRRHQTSAAVIAAVAAVTLVLGGWLAAEKWRLQAQARRAAEFGQEVSAIEQTLRVAYFAPAHDVTAEEREARAALVRLERQADAMADAAAGPGHYALGRGFLALRDWAAARRHLERAWTAGYRGGEVAGALGQALGALYLEEMDRVRRIRGKELREAQEAAIGRALREPALGYLTRAQGSAAGASDYVAATLALHESRWDEALVRARRAAAHTRWFFEAWVLQGRALQLRAGAASGRGDMAAARRDLDAAAAAFDEATAIARSAPTAFVERAVNAAQRLELEAVSGGDVPAAFAAGLTAWRQAAAVAPHDSRLHTQRAVLHWRLAEYQANSGEDPARALDEAVAAARDAVRADPANDDAHLNLGQAWWRRAESDQGRGVDARPALREAVVALTRAVELNPDSTGAENSLGLVYWTLADTEAAEGKDPRPNLERALQHLDGVIRINPRLATVHSNIGGVYSSIGTWEISHGLDPTVTHERGAAACRQAMAINPVLPHAWINLANIQLRQGSYLQQLNQDPRPLFREAIEAYQKAIGLNPRFAAGYTNLGTIYQRLAYQVLLEGGDPAALVSDAVAWYRRAQEVNPGSLTAFVNEGAAHTILARYVLESGRDPTAPLAAARAALTRGRAINPNSPSLHREWADAALVQARWNARPGGRPEAVFDEAERAAGEALRLNPDSADAALCRAQVRRHRAAWELVCRRRPDRWITGGIADATRTFEIDPEQFEALAVRAALRLLQAQVERNPEQAHLAASAAADDLHAALPKGPFLDRSLAPLLAEAERMAGGKEGVRR